DNA from Candidatus Binatia bacterium:
CCTGAACGCGCGGGTCGGCATCCAGTACCTGGCGGCGTGGCTCTGCGGCAACGGCTGCGTGCCGCTCTACAACCTGATGGAGGACGCGGCGACCGCGGAGATCTCGCGGACGCAGGTCTGGCAGTGGATCCGGCACGGCGCGACGCTCGAGGACGGGCGGCCCGTGACTCCGGACCTCTTCCGGCGCGTCGTCGACGATGAGATGACGCGGATCGCCGGCGACGTGGGGCCGGAACGGTTCCGCGATGGACGTTACGACGAAGCGCGGGCGCTGTTCGTGCGGCTTTCGACGGCCGAAGCGCTCGAGCCCTTCCTGACCCTTCCCGCCTACGATCTGCTGGATCGGGTGGATCGGGACTGACCGCGCGACCTGCGCTACGGGAGAACACACCATGAAATCGCGAATTCGTCAGACCGGACCGTTCGAGAAGAGGGACCGCTGGGCCGGGATCGTCCGTCCCTACACCGACCGGGACGTCGCCGCCCTGCGCGGCACGGTCCAGGTCGAGCACACGCTCGCCCGCCGCGGCGCCGAGCGGCTGTGGTCGTTGCTGCACGATGAGCCGTACGTGTCGGCGCTGGGCGCGCTCACCGGCAACCAGGCGGTGCAGCAGGTCAAGGCGGGGCTCCAGGCGATCTACCTGAGCGGCTGGCAGGTGGCCGCCGACGCCAACCTGGCGGGGCAGACCTACCCCGACCAGAGCCTCTATCCCGCCAACAGCGTTCCCAGCGTGGTGCGCCGCATCAACCAGGCGCTCCTGCGCGCCGACCAGATCGAGAACGCCGAGCGGGTCCGCGCGGCCAACGGCAACGGGAATGGCAACGGACACGGTCCGGCCAAGGCGCCGCGCTTCTGGCTCGCGCCGATCGTCGCCGACGCCGAAGCCGGATTCGGCGGCCCGCTGAACGCGTTCGAGCTGATGAAGGGGATGATCGAGGCGGGCGCCGCGGGCGTCCATTTCGAGGACCAGCTCTCGAGCGAGAAGAAGTGCGGGCACCTGGGAGGCAAGGTGCTCATCCCCACCGGGCATTTCATCCGCACCCTGGTGGCGGCGCGCCTGGCCGCCGACGTCCTGGACGTCCCGACGCTGGTCGTGGCGCGCACCGACGCCGACAGCGCGCGGCTCGTGACCAGCGACATCGACCCGCGCGACCACGAGTTCCTGACGGGGGAGCGCACCCCCGAGGGGTTCTTCCGGATGCGGGGCGGCCTGGACTGCGCCATCGCGCGGGCGAAGGCCTACGCGCCCTACGCCGATCTCCTCTGGTGCGAGACCTCGACGCCGGACCTGGACGAGGCGCGCGCCTTCGCCGAGGGCGTTCACCGCGAATTCCCGGGGAAGCTCCTCGCCTACAACTGCTCCCCCTCGTTCAACTGGAAGAAGAACCTGAACGAGGAGACCATCGCCAAGTTCCAGCGCGAGCTGGGGGCGATGGGCTATCGGTTCCAGTTCGTCACGCTCGCCGGCTTCCACGCGCTCAACCACTCGATGTTCGAGCTGGCGCGGGCCTACAAGGAGAAGGGGATGACCGGCTACGTGCAGCTTCAGGAGGCCGAGTTCGCCTCGGAGAAGGACGGCTACTCCGCCACGCGCCACCAGCGCGAGGTCGGGACCGGCTATTTCGACGAGGTGATGCAGGTGATCGCGGCCGGCAGCGACTGCGCGACCCTGGCGCTCAAGGAATCGACGGAAGCGGCCCAGTTCCGGGCCTGATCAAGAACGGGAGGCGCATGCCGATCTATCCGGCATGCGCCATCCCTCGGTCCGCGGCGTCGGCGTCCGCTACCTGATCGCCGTCCTGTTGCCCATCTCCGGAGCGGTCCTGGTCGTCTACACGGCGGTGCAGCTTGCGATCGCGCACGTGACGCACAACGTGGCGCCTCCGCGGCGGATCGCCGAGTCCACCCTCCCCGCCGACGACCTTCCCGCCATGAACGGGGGCGGCTCCGAGCCGCGTCCCGCGCACGAGCCCGTTTCCGCGCCGGCGCCCCGCACGCGCTAGAATCACCTCCCTGGCATCCTGGGAGGGAGGGTCCCTGATCCGTCGAATCCAAGCCGTCGTTCGCCTGGCCGCCGCGGCCCTGGCCGCCGCATGCCTCGCCGCCGTATGCCTCGCCGCCGCTTCGCCCGTGCCGGCGCCGCCCGGGCGCACCGAGGCGGTTTTCGACACCGTGCCCGAATCGGTCCGCGCGCTGCTGCACCCCGCGACCGCCCTCCTGCCCGCCTTTCCGAACGAGAACCCCGCCGCCCTCGATCCGAGCCGGTGGGCCCCCAGCGTCGGCGACAGCGATCGGGTCTGCGCCCTGGAGCTGCGCACCTACGTGCGCGGCACCCCCGTGGCGCTGTCGGACATCCGGCAGCGGAAGCCGGGACAGTCCCTGTCGGCGCGGTATCTGTGCGCCTCCCGGACGTGGCGCGGCCCCCGCTATGCCGGCCCCTTCTACGTCTGGGACGGCCAGAACGCCCTGATCGAGCGGAGCTATCGGCAAACCGACGGGGCGCGCTACCGCGAGGATCTCTATCAGTACCGGGGGAACGGGCTGGTGTGGGCCTACCGCCATCGCGAGCGGAGCGAGGATCAGGTGGGGCCCTCGTTCATGCTGGACGAGTACTACGACCCGGACGGGAAGCTGGCGGGGTTTTCGGTCGAGCGGACCGGGCCCGACTCGCTGGCGGTGCGCTGGCGGCGCGGGGCCGTAGTGGAGGACGAGGCGTTCCGGAAGTGGGCGGGGGAGTTCCGCTAGGCTAGGCCGACACCTCCGCCGCGTCCAGAACCTCGCGCACCTTCTTGATCAGCGCGTCGGGCGTGAACGGCTTCTGGAGAAACGCCACCCCCGCGTCGAGGACCCCGTGGTGGACGATGGCGTTGTCGGTGTACCCCGACATGTAGAGCACCCGCATGCCGGGCCGCTCGCGCAGCACCTGGTCGGCCAGGATGCGCCCGCTCATCCCGGGCATCACGACGTCCGTCAGGAGCATGTGGATCGCCTCGCGGTGCTCGAGGAGGACACGGAGCGCCTCCTTCGGCCCGTGGGCCGGGATCACGCTGTAGCCCGCGTCCTTCAGGATCTCGGCGACCAGGTTGAGCAGCGACTCCTCGTCCTCGACCGCGAGGATCGTCTCCCAGCCGCGCGGCACGACGCGCGCCTGGGGCGTGGCGAGCGGCGGCTCGACCCCCGCTTCGTGGATCGGCAGGTAGACTTTGAAGGTCGCGCCCTGGCCGGGCTCCGAGTAGACCCACATGTGCCCCTGGCTCTGCTTCACGATGCCGTACACCGTGGAGAGGCCGAGGCCCGTCCCCTTGCCGAGCGCCTTGGTCGTGAAGAAGGGCTCGAAGATGCGGGCCCGCGTCTCCGAGTCCATCCCGATCCCGGTGTCGCTCACCGCGATCATCACGTAGGGGCCGGGCTTCACGTCGGGGTGGCCCCGGGTGTAGCTCTCGTCCAGGATCACGTTCGCCGTCTCGATGGTGAGCTTGCCGCCGCGCGGCATGGCGTCGCGCGCGTTCACCGCGAGGTTCATGAGCACCTGCTCCAGCTGGAAAGGATCGGCCTTCACGCGGCCGACCTCGCGATCGAGCGACGCGACCAGCTCGACGTCCTCGCCGATCAGGCGTCCGAGCATCCCGCTCAGGTTCCCCACCACCTCGTTCACGTCGATGACCTTGGGCTGCAGCACCTGCTGCCGGCTGAAGGCGAGGAGCTGCCGCGTGAGGGAGGCGGCGCGGTCGGAGGCTTTCCGGATCTCGTTCAGCTCGCGCTTGCCGATGTCGCCGGGGAGCCGCAGGTACAGAAGGTCGGTGTAGCCGGTGATGGCCGTGAGGAGGTTGTTGAAGTCGTGGGCGATCCCGCCCGCCAGCTTCCCGACCGCCTCCATCTTCTGCGACTGGCGCAGGCGGTCCTCCAGCCGGTTCCGCTCCGTGCGGTCGGCGATCACCGCGAGCACGCCGAGCGGACGGCCGCCGGGCACCCGGAGCGGCGCGCTGTAGACGGCGATGTCGATCATCGACCCGTCCTTCCTCCGCCCCCGCGTCTCGTAGGCCGTGACGGGGGCGCCCGCGCTGATCCGCTTCAGGACGTCCTCGTAATTCTTACGATCCTCCGTGTCCATGGGGCTGTAGGGCTTGCCGAGCATCTCGTCGCGGCCATAGCCGAACGTCACCTCCGCCGCGTGATTCCAGAGGGTGATGTTTCCCTTGGGATCGATGGCCGCGATCGGCAGCGGACAGGTCTCGATCACCGCCTCGAGCTCGGCCGTGCGCTCCCGGACGCGCTCCTCCATCCGGTCGCGCGCGTCGATCAGGTCGGTCTCCACCTCCGCCCGCCGGCGCACGTCGCGGCGCACCCGGTGCGTGGCGAAGGCGACCGTCACGATCCCGACGATTGAGCCGAGCAGGATGAGCACCGTGGAGGCCAGGGCGCTCTGCCGCGCCGCCTCGTCGCGATGGTGGAGGAGGATCGACTCCTGCTGGCGCACGGCCTGCAGCATCGCGCGGGCCTCGTCCATGACGATCCGCCCGCGGTCGTGGAGCAGCCACTGCCGCGCCGACTCGGCGCCCCCGCGCCGCCGGATCCCGATCCCCTCGGCCAGCATGGCCAGCCGCTGGTTCGTGAGCGAGCGGAGGTGCGCGACGCGCTCCCGCTGGTGGCCGTTGTCGCGCGTGAGGAGCCCCAGCGAATCCACCTCGGCGCGAAGCGAGACGGAAGCGGTGGTGTAGGGCTCGAGGAAGAGCGGATCGCCCGTGATCAGGTAGCCGCGCTGCCCGGTCTCGGCGTCGGCGAGCAGCGATCCCACGCGCGCGGCGTGCGCCATGACTTCCTGGGTGTGGGCGACGGAGTCGGAATTGCGGATCAGGGCCCGGATGGAGAGGAACGACACGACCCCGATCAGGATCAGCGCGAAGAGGGTCAGGCCGAACCCGAGGTTCACATGGCGGAGAAGGGCCTTGGGCACGTGGAGGGCTCCCGGTGGAGGCGCGCGCCGCACGGGACGCGGCGGCGGAACCGATGCAGGGAAAAGCCTATCGCCCGGCGGCGGAGGGCGTCAATGGCGCGAGCCCCATCTCCCGGAGGTAGCGCTCGCCACCCGGCCCGTTCAGGCGCCAGTAGGGAAGCCGCGTCGAGCGGAGAAGCTCCCCCTCGTCCAGTCCGTCGCGGCCCATTCTGCCGCGCGGAGTCCCCGTGGCGGACCACGCCCACTTGAGGACGCGGTGCGGCCAGGCCGCCTCGATCCAGAAACGGCCGGTGCGTCCGTCATCCAGGGTCGCGGTGTAGAGGATCGCCGGGAACGGCCCCGCGGG
Protein-coding regions in this window:
- the aceA gene encoding isocitrate lyase encodes the protein MKSRIRQTGPFEKRDRWAGIVRPYTDRDVAALRGTVQVEHTLARRGAERLWSLLHDEPYVSALGALTGNQAVQQVKAGLQAIYLSGWQVAADANLAGQTYPDQSLYPANSVPSVVRRINQALLRADQIENAERVRAANGNGNGNGHGPAKAPRFWLAPIVADAEAGFGGPLNAFELMKGMIEAGAAGVHFEDQLSSEKKCGHLGGKVLIPTGHFIRTLVAARLAADVLDVPTLVVARTDADSARLVTSDIDPRDHEFLTGERTPEGFFRMRGGLDCAIARAKAYAPYADLLWCETSTPDLDEARAFAEGVHREFPGKLLAYNCSPSFNWKKNLNEETIAKFQRELGAMGYRFQFVTLAGFHALNHSMFELARAYKEKGMTGYVQLQEAEFASEKDGYSATRHQREVGTGYFDEVMQVIAAGSDCATLALKESTEAAQFRA
- a CDS encoding CHASE3 domain-containing protein gives rise to the protein MPKALLRHVNLGFGLTLFALILIGVVSFLSIRALIRNSDSVAHTQEVMAHAARVGSLLADAETGQRGYLITGDPLFLEPYTTASVSLRAEVDSLGLLTRDNGHQRERVAHLRSLTNQRLAMLAEGIGIRRRGGAESARQWLLHDRGRIVMDEARAMLQAVRQQESILLHHRDEAARQSALASTVLILLGSIVGIVTVAFATHRVRRDVRRRAEVETDLIDARDRMEERVRERTAELEAVIETCPLPIAAIDPKGNITLWNHAAEVTFGYGRDEMLGKPYSPMDTEDRKNYEDVLKRISAGAPVTAYETRGRRKDGSMIDIAVYSAPLRVPGGRPLGVLAVIADRTERNRLEDRLRQSQKMEAVGKLAGGIAHDFNNLLTAITGYTDLLYLRLPGDIGKRELNEIRKASDRAASLTRQLLAFSRQQVLQPKVIDVNEVVGNLSGMLGRLIGEDVELVASLDREVGRVKADPFQLEQVLMNLAVNARDAMPRGGKLTIETANVILDESYTRGHPDVKPGPYVMIAVSDTGIGMDSETRARIFEPFFTTKALGKGTGLGLSTVYGIVKQSQGHMWVYSEPGQGATFKVYLPIHEAGVEPPLATPQARVVPRGWETILAVEDEESLLNLVAEILKDAGYSVIPAHGPKEALRVLLEHREAIHMLLTDVVMPGMSGRILADQVLRERPGMRVLYMSGYTDNAIVHHGVLDAGVAFLQKPFTPDALIKKVREVLDAAEVSA